The Amaranthus tricolor cultivar Red isolate AtriRed21 chromosome 6, ASM2621246v1, whole genome shotgun sequence genome has a segment encoding these proteins:
- the LOC130814480 gene encoding glutaredoxin-C4, translating to MVLTNLLKHLRFHFVKQKPQLIYPFQDSIRTINFLTFQSYILSHNRIKKKSSLFDINKAILQHPAGSEAQTSPKMEGQIARRRFAMMILLSVLLATSSSASASSPEVFVKKTISSHQIVIFSKSYCPYCRRAKEVFKELNQAPHVIELDERDDGWNIQDALSGIVGRRTVPQVFINGKHIGGSDDTVEAYQNGELAKLLGIDSTDRDDL from the exons CGTTTTCATTTTGTAAAACAAAAACCCCAATTAATCTATCCATTTCAAGATTCAATCAGGACTATTAATTTTCTTACGTTCCAAAGTTACATTCTTTCTCATAATCGTATCAAAAAGAAATCATCACTTTTCGACATTAACAAAGCAATACTTCAGCACCCAGCAGGATCTGAAGCTCAAACATCGCCGAAAATGGAGGGACAAATCGCACGGCGCCGTTTTGCAATGATGATTTTGTTGTCGGTTTTACTTGCGACTTCATCGTCTGCATCTGCTTCATCTCCCGAGGTTTTCGTTAAGAAAACTATTTCTTCTCATCAAATCGTCATTTTCTCCAAATCTTATTGCCC GTACTGTAGGAGGGCGAAGGAGGTTTTTAAAGAGCTGAACCAAGCACCACATGTTATTGAGCTGGACGAGAGAG ATGATGGTTGGAATATTCAAGACGCACTCAGTGGTATTGTTGGGAGGCGCACAGTACCTCAGGTCTTCATCAATGGAAAGCACATTGGAGGATCAGATG ATACTGTGGAAGCCTACCAAAATGGAGAGTTAGCCAAACTTCTGGGCATTGATTCAACTGATCGTGATGATCTGTGA